One genomic window of Phalacrocorax aristotelis chromosome 23, bGulAri2.1, whole genome shotgun sequence includes the following:
- the ACLY gene encoding ATP-citrate synthase isoform X1, whose product MSAKAISEQTGKEFLYKYICTSSAIQNRFKYARVTPDTDWARLTQDHPWLLSERLVVKPDQLIKRRGKLGLVGINLTLDQVKVWLKQRLGQETTIANAKGILKNFLIEPFVPHKQEEEFYVCIYAAREGDYVLFYHEGGVDVGDVDAKAQKLLVAVDEKLNESDVKKHLLQHAPANKKDILASFICGLFNLYEDLYFTYLEINPLVVTNGGVYILDLAAKIDATADYICKVKWGDVEFPPPFGREAYPEATYIADLDAKSGASLKLTILNPKGRIWTMVAGGGASVVYSDTICDLGGVNELANYGEYSGAPSEQQTYDYAKTILSLMTREKHPEGKILIIGGSIANFTNVAATFKGIVRAIKDYQGPLKEHEVRIFVRRGGPNYQEGLRVMGEVGKTTGIPIHVFGTETHMTAIVGMALGHRPIPNQPPAAAHTANFLLNASGSPSTPAPSRTASFSESKTDDIAPAKKAKPTAPLDSIPASRPGSGKATTLFSRHTKAIIWGMQTRAVQGMLDFDYICSRDEPSVAAMVYPFTGDHRQKFYWGHKEILIPVYKNMSDAMRKHPEVDVLINFASLRSAYDSTVETMNYPQIRTIAIIAEGIPEALTRKLIKTADKKGVTIIGPATVGGIKPGCFKIGNTGGMLDNILASKLYRPGSVAYVSRSGGMSNELNNIISRTTDGVYEGVAIGGDRYPGSTFMDHVLRYEDTPGVKMIVVLGEIGGTEEYKICRGIKEGRITKPVVCWCIGTCATMFSSEVQFGHAGACANQASETAVAKNQALKEAGVFVPRSFDELGEVIQSVYQDLVAKRVIEPAEEVPPPTVPMDYSWARELGLIRKPASFMTSICDERGQELIYAGMPITEVFKEEMGIGGVLGLLWFQRRLPKYACQFIEMCLMVTADHGPAVSGAHNTIVCARAGKDLVSSLTSGLLTIGDRFGGALDAAAKMFSKAFDSGIIPMEFVNKMKKEGKLIMGIGHRVKSINNPDMRVQILKDYVKQHFPATPLLDYALEVEKITTSKKPNLILNVDGFIGVAFVDVLRNCGSFTREEADEYIDIGALNGIFVLGRSMGFIGHYLDQKRLKQGLYRHPWDDISYVLPEHMTM is encoded by the exons CGTTTAGTGGTGAAGCCAGATCAGCTAATAAAGAGACGTGGGAAGCTTGGACTGGTTGGAATTAACCTCACTCTGGATCAGGTGAAGGTTTGGCTCAAACAGCGTCTGGGCCAAGAAACCACG ATTGCTAATGCTAAGGGAATCCTAAAGAATTTTCTGATTGAACCCTTCGTCCCTCACAAACAG GAGGAAGAGTtctatgtgtgcatatatgcgGCCCGTGAGGGAGACTATGTACTCTTCTACCACGAAGGGGGTGTGGATGTGGGAGATGTTGATGCCAAAGCTCAGAAGTTGCTTGTGGCGGTGGATGAAAAGCTCAATGAATCCGATGTAAAGAAACATCTCCTGCAGCACGCACCAGCAAATAAAAAGGA catcTTGGCGAGCTTCATCTGTGGCCTGTTCAACCTTTATGAAGATCTGTATTTCACATACCTTGAGATCAATCCATTAG tggtGACTAATGGTGGTGTCTACATCCTTGATTTGGCTGCAAAGATTGATGCAACTGCCGACTACATCTGCAAAGTGAAGTGGGGAGATGTGGAGTTCCCCCCTCCCTTTGGCAGGGAAGCTTATCCAGAGGCAA CCTACATTGCTGATCTGGATGCGAAGAGCGGAGCCAGCTTGAAACTTACTATTCTCAACCCCAAAGGCAGGATCTGGACGATGGTGGCTGGTGGTGGTGCCTCTGTGGTTTACAG tGACACCATCTGTGACCTGGGGGGTGTGAATGAACTGGCTAACTATGGGGAATACTCAGGAGCCCCAAGTGAGCAACAGACCTATGACTATGCTAAGACTATTCTCTCCCTCATGACACGAGAGAAGCATCCTGAAG GTAAAATCCTGATCATTGGAGGCAGCATTGCTAACTTCACCAATGTAGCAGCCACTTTTAAA GGCATTGTGAGAGCGATTAAGGATTACCAAGGCCCTCTGAAGGAGCATGAGGTGAGGATCTTTGTACGAAGAGGAGGCCCGAACTACCAAGAAGGATTACGTGTCATGGGAGAAGTTG GGAAGACCACCGGGATCCCCATCCATGTCTTTGGCACGGAGACACACATGACTGCGATCGTGGGCATGGCGCTCGGCCATCGGCCTATCCCCAACCAACcgcctgctgcagcccacacCGCCAACTTCCTCCTCAACGCCAGCGGCAGCCCTTCG ACTCCAGCACCGAGCAGAACGGCTTCCTTCTCGGAGTCCAAAACAGATGATATTGCTccagccaagaaggcaaaaccaACAGCACCTCTTG ATTCAATCCCAGCTTCAAGACCTGGTTCAG GTAAAGCTACAACCCTGTTCAGCCGTCACACCAAAGCTATCATCTGGGGGATGCAGACGCGGGCTGTGCAAGGAATGCTGGACTTTGATTATATTTGCTCCCGGGATGAACCTTCAGTAGCTGCCATGGTCTATCCATTCAC CGGTGACCACAGGCAGAAGTTCTACTGGGGCCACAAAGAAATCCTGATCCCGGTCTACAAGAACATGTCAGATGCCATGAGGAAGCACCCAGAGGTGGACGTTCTCATCAACTTTGCATCTCTGCGCTCTGCTTATGACAGCACTGTTGAAACCATGAATTATCCACAG ATCCGCACCATTGCCATTATTGCCGAGGGCATTCCAGAGGCCCTGACACGCAAACTGATCAAGACAGCGGATAAAAAAGGAGTCACTATCATTGGGCCTGCAACT GTTGGCGGGATCAAACCAGGTTGCTTTAAAATAGGCAACACAGGAGGCATGCTGGATAATATCTTAGCATCAAAACTGTACCGTCCTGGCAGTGTGGCTTATGTTTCACGGTCCGGAGGAATGTCCAATGAGCTCAACAACATCATTTCCCGAACCACTGATGGGGTCTATGAAGGGGTGGCCATCGGAGGAGACAG ATATCCTGGTTCAACTTTTATGGATCATGTCTTGCGTTATGAAGATACTCCAGGAGTGAAAATGATTGTAGTACTTGGAGAG ATTGGAGGCACAGAAGAGTATAAGATCTGCAGGGGTATTAAAGAAGGTCGTATCACCAAGCCAGTGGTGTGCTGGTGTATTGGTACTTGTGCCACCATGTTCTCTTCGGAG GTGCAGTTTGGCCATGCAGGAGCTTGTGCCAACCAGGCttctgaaactgctgttgcaAAGAATCAAGCCTTGAAGGAAGCTGGTGTGTTTGTTCCCCGGAGTTTTGATGAACTAGGAGAAGTCATTCA GTCTGTCTACCAGGATCTTGTGGCCAAAAGAGTGATTGAACCAGCTGAGGAAGTGCCTCCTCCAACTGTGCCAATGGATTACTCCTGGGCAAGG GAGCTGGGGCTGATCCGCAAACCAGCTTCCTTTATGACAAGTATCTGTGACGAGAGAGGTCAGGAACTGATTTATGCTGGGATGCCAATCACTGAGGTCTTCAAAGAAGAGATGGGAATTGGAGGGGTTCTGGGCCTGCTCTGGTTTCAAAGGAG GTTACCAAAGTATGCCTGCCAATTCATTGAGATGTGTTTGATGGTAACAGCAGATCATGGACCTGCTGTATCTGGAGCCCACAACACCATTGTCTGTGCAAGAGCTGGAAAAGATCTTGTCTCAAGTCTCACTTCAGGCCTTCTTACTATT GGTGACCGGTTTGGTGGAGCACTGGACGCTGCAGCTAAAAtgttcagcaaagcctttgacagtgGGATTATCCCTATGGAGTTTGTGAATAAgatgaagaaagaagggaaattgATTATGGGCATTGGACACAGAGTCAAATCA ATAAATAACCCAGACATGAGAGTTCAGATTCTCAAAGACTATGTGAAGCAGCATTTCCCTGCCACCCCACTGTTGGACTATGCACTCGAAGTGGAAAAAATTACAACTTCCAAG AAACCAAATCTTATCCTGAATGTAGATGGCTTTATTGGAGTTGCCTTTGTTGACGTTCTCAGGAATTGTGGCTCTTTCACACG gGAAGAAGCAGATGAATATATTGATATAGGAGCTCTTAATGGCATCTTTGTACTAGGCAGGAGTATGGGATTCATTG GACACTACCTGGATCAGAAGAGGTTGAAGCAAGGTCTGTACCGTCACCCGTGGGATGACATATCCTATGTTCTACCAGAGCACATGACTATGTGA
- the ACLY gene encoding ATP-citrate synthase isoform X3, protein MSAKAISEQTGKEFLYKYICTSSAIQNRFKYARVTPDTDWARLTQDHPWLLSERLVVKPDQLIKRRGKLGLVGINLTLDQVKVWLKQRLGQETTIANAKGILKNFLIEPFVPHKQEEEFYVCIYAAREGDYVLFYHEGGVDVGDVDAKAQKLLVAVDEKLNESDVKKHLLQHAPANKKDILASFICGLFNLYEDLYFTYLEINPLVVTNGGVYILDLAAKIDATADYICKVKWGDVEFPPPFGREAYPEEAYIADLDAKSGASLKLTILNPKGRIWTMVAGGGASVVYSDTICDLGGVNELANYGEYSGAPSEQQTYDYAKTILSLMTREKHPEGKILIIGGSIANFTNVAATFKGIVRAIKDYQGPLKEHEVRIFVRRGGPNYQEGLRVMGEVGKTTGIPIHVFGTETHMTAIVGMALGHRPIPNQPPAAAHTANFLLNASGSPSTPAPSRTASFSESKTDDIAPAKKAKPTAPLGKATTLFSRHTKAIIWGMQTRAVQGMLDFDYICSRDEPSVAAMVYPFTGDHRQKFYWGHKEILIPVYKNMSDAMRKHPEVDVLINFASLRSAYDSTVETMNYPQIRTIAIIAEGIPEALTRKLIKTADKKGVTIIGPATVGGIKPGCFKIGNTGGMLDNILASKLYRPGSVAYVSRSGGMSNELNNIISRTTDGVYEGVAIGGDRYPGSTFMDHVLRYEDTPGVKMIVVLGEIGGTEEYKICRGIKEGRITKPVVCWCIGTCATMFSSEVQFGHAGACANQASETAVAKNQALKEAGVFVPRSFDELGEVIQSVYQDLVAKRVIEPAEEVPPPTVPMDYSWARELGLIRKPASFMTSICDERGQELIYAGMPITEVFKEEMGIGGVLGLLWFQRRLPKYACQFIEMCLMVTADHGPAVSGAHNTIVCARAGKDLVSSLTSGLLTIGDRFGGALDAAAKMFSKAFDSGIIPMEFVNKMKKEGKLIMGIGHRVKSINNPDMRVQILKDYVKQHFPATPLLDYALEVEKITTSKKPNLILNVDGFIGVAFVDVLRNCGSFTREEADEYIDIGALNGIFVLGRSMGFIGHYLDQKRLKQGLYRHPWDDISYVLPEHMTM, encoded by the exons CGTTTAGTGGTGAAGCCAGATCAGCTAATAAAGAGACGTGGGAAGCTTGGACTGGTTGGAATTAACCTCACTCTGGATCAGGTGAAGGTTTGGCTCAAACAGCGTCTGGGCCAAGAAACCACG ATTGCTAATGCTAAGGGAATCCTAAAGAATTTTCTGATTGAACCCTTCGTCCCTCACAAACAG GAGGAAGAGTtctatgtgtgcatatatgcgGCCCGTGAGGGAGACTATGTACTCTTCTACCACGAAGGGGGTGTGGATGTGGGAGATGTTGATGCCAAAGCTCAGAAGTTGCTTGTGGCGGTGGATGAAAAGCTCAATGAATCCGATGTAAAGAAACATCTCCTGCAGCACGCACCAGCAAATAAAAAGGA catcTTGGCGAGCTTCATCTGTGGCCTGTTCAACCTTTATGAAGATCTGTATTTCACATACCTTGAGATCAATCCATTAG tggtGACTAATGGTGGTGTCTACATCCTTGATTTGGCTGCAAAGATTGATGCAACTGCCGACTACATCTGCAAAGTGAAGTGGGGAGATGTGGAGTTCCCCCCTCCCTTTGGCAGGGAAGCTTATCCAGAG gaAGCCTACATTGCTGATCTGGATGCGAAGAGCGGAGCCAGCTTGAAACTTACTATTCTCAACCCCAAAGGCAGGATCTGGACGATGGTGGCTGGTGGTGGTGCCTCTGTGGTTTACAG tGACACCATCTGTGACCTGGGGGGTGTGAATGAACTGGCTAACTATGGGGAATACTCAGGAGCCCCAAGTGAGCAACAGACCTATGACTATGCTAAGACTATTCTCTCCCTCATGACACGAGAGAAGCATCCTGAAG GTAAAATCCTGATCATTGGAGGCAGCATTGCTAACTTCACCAATGTAGCAGCCACTTTTAAA GGCATTGTGAGAGCGATTAAGGATTACCAAGGCCCTCTGAAGGAGCATGAGGTGAGGATCTTTGTACGAAGAGGAGGCCCGAACTACCAAGAAGGATTACGTGTCATGGGAGAAGTTG GGAAGACCACCGGGATCCCCATCCATGTCTTTGGCACGGAGACACACATGACTGCGATCGTGGGCATGGCGCTCGGCCATCGGCCTATCCCCAACCAACcgcctgctgcagcccacacCGCCAACTTCCTCCTCAACGCCAGCGGCAGCCCTTCG ACTCCAGCACCGAGCAGAACGGCTTCCTTCTCGGAGTCCAAAACAGATGATATTGCTccagccaagaaggcaaaaccaACAGCACCTCTTG GTAAAGCTACAACCCTGTTCAGCCGTCACACCAAAGCTATCATCTGGGGGATGCAGACGCGGGCTGTGCAAGGAATGCTGGACTTTGATTATATTTGCTCCCGGGATGAACCTTCAGTAGCTGCCATGGTCTATCCATTCAC CGGTGACCACAGGCAGAAGTTCTACTGGGGCCACAAAGAAATCCTGATCCCGGTCTACAAGAACATGTCAGATGCCATGAGGAAGCACCCAGAGGTGGACGTTCTCATCAACTTTGCATCTCTGCGCTCTGCTTATGACAGCACTGTTGAAACCATGAATTATCCACAG ATCCGCACCATTGCCATTATTGCCGAGGGCATTCCAGAGGCCCTGACACGCAAACTGATCAAGACAGCGGATAAAAAAGGAGTCACTATCATTGGGCCTGCAACT GTTGGCGGGATCAAACCAGGTTGCTTTAAAATAGGCAACACAGGAGGCATGCTGGATAATATCTTAGCATCAAAACTGTACCGTCCTGGCAGTGTGGCTTATGTTTCACGGTCCGGAGGAATGTCCAATGAGCTCAACAACATCATTTCCCGAACCACTGATGGGGTCTATGAAGGGGTGGCCATCGGAGGAGACAG ATATCCTGGTTCAACTTTTATGGATCATGTCTTGCGTTATGAAGATACTCCAGGAGTGAAAATGATTGTAGTACTTGGAGAG ATTGGAGGCACAGAAGAGTATAAGATCTGCAGGGGTATTAAAGAAGGTCGTATCACCAAGCCAGTGGTGTGCTGGTGTATTGGTACTTGTGCCACCATGTTCTCTTCGGAG GTGCAGTTTGGCCATGCAGGAGCTTGTGCCAACCAGGCttctgaaactgctgttgcaAAGAATCAAGCCTTGAAGGAAGCTGGTGTGTTTGTTCCCCGGAGTTTTGATGAACTAGGAGAAGTCATTCA GTCTGTCTACCAGGATCTTGTGGCCAAAAGAGTGATTGAACCAGCTGAGGAAGTGCCTCCTCCAACTGTGCCAATGGATTACTCCTGGGCAAGG GAGCTGGGGCTGATCCGCAAACCAGCTTCCTTTATGACAAGTATCTGTGACGAGAGAGGTCAGGAACTGATTTATGCTGGGATGCCAATCACTGAGGTCTTCAAAGAAGAGATGGGAATTGGAGGGGTTCTGGGCCTGCTCTGGTTTCAAAGGAG GTTACCAAAGTATGCCTGCCAATTCATTGAGATGTGTTTGATGGTAACAGCAGATCATGGACCTGCTGTATCTGGAGCCCACAACACCATTGTCTGTGCAAGAGCTGGAAAAGATCTTGTCTCAAGTCTCACTTCAGGCCTTCTTACTATT GGTGACCGGTTTGGTGGAGCACTGGACGCTGCAGCTAAAAtgttcagcaaagcctttgacagtgGGATTATCCCTATGGAGTTTGTGAATAAgatgaagaaagaagggaaattgATTATGGGCATTGGACACAGAGTCAAATCA ATAAATAACCCAGACATGAGAGTTCAGATTCTCAAAGACTATGTGAAGCAGCATTTCCCTGCCACCCCACTGTTGGACTATGCACTCGAAGTGGAAAAAATTACAACTTCCAAG AAACCAAATCTTATCCTGAATGTAGATGGCTTTATTGGAGTTGCCTTTGTTGACGTTCTCAGGAATTGTGGCTCTTTCACACG gGAAGAAGCAGATGAATATATTGATATAGGAGCTCTTAATGGCATCTTTGTACTAGGCAGGAGTATGGGATTCATTG GACACTACCTGGATCAGAAGAGGTTGAAGCAAGGTCTGTACCGTCACCCGTGGGATGACATATCCTATGTTCTACCAGAGCACATGACTATGTGA
- the ACLY gene encoding ATP-citrate synthase isoform X2, whose product MSAKAISEQTGKEFLYKYICTSSAIQNRFKYARVTPDTDWARLTQDHPWLLSERLVVKPDQLIKRRGKLGLVGINLTLDQVKVWLKQRLGQETTIANAKGILKNFLIEPFVPHKQEEEFYVCIYAAREGDYVLFYHEGGVDVGDVDAKAQKLLVAVDEKLNESDVKKHLLQHAPANKKDILASFICGLFNLYEDLYFTYLEINPLVVTNGGVYILDLAAKIDATADYICKVKWGDVEFPPPFGREAYPEATYIADLDAKSGASLKLTILNPKGRIWTMVAGGGASVVYSDTICDLGGVNELANYGEYSGAPSEQQTYDYAKTILSLMTREKHPEGKILIIGGSIANFTNVAATFKGIVRAIKDYQGPLKEHEVRIFVRRGGPNYQEGLRVMGEVGKTTGIPIHVFGTETHMTAIVGMALGHRPIPNQPPAAAHTANFLLNASGSPSTPAPSRTASFSESKTDDIAPAKKAKPTAPLGKATTLFSRHTKAIIWGMQTRAVQGMLDFDYICSRDEPSVAAMVYPFTGDHRQKFYWGHKEILIPVYKNMSDAMRKHPEVDVLINFASLRSAYDSTVETMNYPQIRTIAIIAEGIPEALTRKLIKTADKKGVTIIGPATVGGIKPGCFKIGNTGGMLDNILASKLYRPGSVAYVSRSGGMSNELNNIISRTTDGVYEGVAIGGDRYPGSTFMDHVLRYEDTPGVKMIVVLGEIGGTEEYKICRGIKEGRITKPVVCWCIGTCATMFSSEVQFGHAGACANQASETAVAKNQALKEAGVFVPRSFDELGEVIQSVYQDLVAKRVIEPAEEVPPPTVPMDYSWARELGLIRKPASFMTSICDERGQELIYAGMPITEVFKEEMGIGGVLGLLWFQRRLPKYACQFIEMCLMVTADHGPAVSGAHNTIVCARAGKDLVSSLTSGLLTIGDRFGGALDAAAKMFSKAFDSGIIPMEFVNKMKKEGKLIMGIGHRVKSINNPDMRVQILKDYVKQHFPATPLLDYALEVEKITTSKKPNLILNVDGFIGVAFVDVLRNCGSFTREEADEYIDIGALNGIFVLGRSMGFIGHYLDQKRLKQGLYRHPWDDISYVLPEHMTM is encoded by the exons CGTTTAGTGGTGAAGCCAGATCAGCTAATAAAGAGACGTGGGAAGCTTGGACTGGTTGGAATTAACCTCACTCTGGATCAGGTGAAGGTTTGGCTCAAACAGCGTCTGGGCCAAGAAACCACG ATTGCTAATGCTAAGGGAATCCTAAAGAATTTTCTGATTGAACCCTTCGTCCCTCACAAACAG GAGGAAGAGTtctatgtgtgcatatatgcgGCCCGTGAGGGAGACTATGTACTCTTCTACCACGAAGGGGGTGTGGATGTGGGAGATGTTGATGCCAAAGCTCAGAAGTTGCTTGTGGCGGTGGATGAAAAGCTCAATGAATCCGATGTAAAGAAACATCTCCTGCAGCACGCACCAGCAAATAAAAAGGA catcTTGGCGAGCTTCATCTGTGGCCTGTTCAACCTTTATGAAGATCTGTATTTCACATACCTTGAGATCAATCCATTAG tggtGACTAATGGTGGTGTCTACATCCTTGATTTGGCTGCAAAGATTGATGCAACTGCCGACTACATCTGCAAAGTGAAGTGGGGAGATGTGGAGTTCCCCCCTCCCTTTGGCAGGGAAGCTTATCCAGAGGCAA CCTACATTGCTGATCTGGATGCGAAGAGCGGAGCCAGCTTGAAACTTACTATTCTCAACCCCAAAGGCAGGATCTGGACGATGGTGGCTGGTGGTGGTGCCTCTGTGGTTTACAG tGACACCATCTGTGACCTGGGGGGTGTGAATGAACTGGCTAACTATGGGGAATACTCAGGAGCCCCAAGTGAGCAACAGACCTATGACTATGCTAAGACTATTCTCTCCCTCATGACACGAGAGAAGCATCCTGAAG GTAAAATCCTGATCATTGGAGGCAGCATTGCTAACTTCACCAATGTAGCAGCCACTTTTAAA GGCATTGTGAGAGCGATTAAGGATTACCAAGGCCCTCTGAAGGAGCATGAGGTGAGGATCTTTGTACGAAGAGGAGGCCCGAACTACCAAGAAGGATTACGTGTCATGGGAGAAGTTG GGAAGACCACCGGGATCCCCATCCATGTCTTTGGCACGGAGACACACATGACTGCGATCGTGGGCATGGCGCTCGGCCATCGGCCTATCCCCAACCAACcgcctgctgcagcccacacCGCCAACTTCCTCCTCAACGCCAGCGGCAGCCCTTCG ACTCCAGCACCGAGCAGAACGGCTTCCTTCTCGGAGTCCAAAACAGATGATATTGCTccagccaagaaggcaaaaccaACAGCACCTCTTG GTAAAGCTACAACCCTGTTCAGCCGTCACACCAAAGCTATCATCTGGGGGATGCAGACGCGGGCTGTGCAAGGAATGCTGGACTTTGATTATATTTGCTCCCGGGATGAACCTTCAGTAGCTGCCATGGTCTATCCATTCAC CGGTGACCACAGGCAGAAGTTCTACTGGGGCCACAAAGAAATCCTGATCCCGGTCTACAAGAACATGTCAGATGCCATGAGGAAGCACCCAGAGGTGGACGTTCTCATCAACTTTGCATCTCTGCGCTCTGCTTATGACAGCACTGTTGAAACCATGAATTATCCACAG ATCCGCACCATTGCCATTATTGCCGAGGGCATTCCAGAGGCCCTGACACGCAAACTGATCAAGACAGCGGATAAAAAAGGAGTCACTATCATTGGGCCTGCAACT GTTGGCGGGATCAAACCAGGTTGCTTTAAAATAGGCAACACAGGAGGCATGCTGGATAATATCTTAGCATCAAAACTGTACCGTCCTGGCAGTGTGGCTTATGTTTCACGGTCCGGAGGAATGTCCAATGAGCTCAACAACATCATTTCCCGAACCACTGATGGGGTCTATGAAGGGGTGGCCATCGGAGGAGACAG ATATCCTGGTTCAACTTTTATGGATCATGTCTTGCGTTATGAAGATACTCCAGGAGTGAAAATGATTGTAGTACTTGGAGAG ATTGGAGGCACAGAAGAGTATAAGATCTGCAGGGGTATTAAAGAAGGTCGTATCACCAAGCCAGTGGTGTGCTGGTGTATTGGTACTTGTGCCACCATGTTCTCTTCGGAG GTGCAGTTTGGCCATGCAGGAGCTTGTGCCAACCAGGCttctgaaactgctgttgcaAAGAATCAAGCCTTGAAGGAAGCTGGTGTGTTTGTTCCCCGGAGTTTTGATGAACTAGGAGAAGTCATTCA GTCTGTCTACCAGGATCTTGTGGCCAAAAGAGTGATTGAACCAGCTGAGGAAGTGCCTCCTCCAACTGTGCCAATGGATTACTCCTGGGCAAGG GAGCTGGGGCTGATCCGCAAACCAGCTTCCTTTATGACAAGTATCTGTGACGAGAGAGGTCAGGAACTGATTTATGCTGGGATGCCAATCACTGAGGTCTTCAAAGAAGAGATGGGAATTGGAGGGGTTCTGGGCCTGCTCTGGTTTCAAAGGAG GTTACCAAAGTATGCCTGCCAATTCATTGAGATGTGTTTGATGGTAACAGCAGATCATGGACCTGCTGTATCTGGAGCCCACAACACCATTGTCTGTGCAAGAGCTGGAAAAGATCTTGTCTCAAGTCTCACTTCAGGCCTTCTTACTATT GGTGACCGGTTTGGTGGAGCACTGGACGCTGCAGCTAAAAtgttcagcaaagcctttgacagtgGGATTATCCCTATGGAGTTTGTGAATAAgatgaagaaagaagggaaattgATTATGGGCATTGGACACAGAGTCAAATCA ATAAATAACCCAGACATGAGAGTTCAGATTCTCAAAGACTATGTGAAGCAGCATTTCCCTGCCACCCCACTGTTGGACTATGCACTCGAAGTGGAAAAAATTACAACTTCCAAG AAACCAAATCTTATCCTGAATGTAGATGGCTTTATTGGAGTTGCCTTTGTTGACGTTCTCAGGAATTGTGGCTCTTTCACACG gGAAGAAGCAGATGAATATATTGATATAGGAGCTCTTAATGGCATCTTTGTACTAGGCAGGAGTATGGGATTCATTG GACACTACCTGGATCAGAAGAGGTTGAAGCAAGGTCTGTACCGTCACCCGTGGGATGACATATCCTATGTTCTACCAGAGCACATGACTATGTGA